Proteins encoded in a region of the Teredinibacter purpureus genome:
- a CDS encoding cytochrome c oxidase assembly factor Coa1 family protein has translation MDKEIPEHLKKWNWGAFFLNWIWGVGNNTYSAFKIFIPVYGFYYIFKLGAHGSEYAWKNGTWRDEDHFVKVQRNWSRASFAYIGLCFLLALPLFFMVGHLFRNSEPYIMSMALLEGSPKFKEEIGVPYDAGFITGNLSTSGHQGSANMSFGVDGARGEAKIYIKAEKDMDIWKLLCVKTEYINSSTVELLGECANGS, from the coding sequence ATGGATAAAGAGATACCTGAACACTTAAAAAAATGGAATTGGGGTGCGTTCTTTTTAAACTGGATTTGGGGTGTAGGAAATAACACCTATTCTGCGTTTAAAATATTTATTCCGGTATATGGGTTCTACTATATTTTCAAGCTTGGTGCTCACGGTAGCGAATATGCATGGAAAAACGGGACATGGAGAGATGAAGATCATTTTGTAAAAGTACAACGAAACTGGTCGCGAGCGTCATTTGCGTATATAGGGCTCTGCTTTCTTCTCGCACTACCATTATTTTTCATGGTTGGTCATTTGTTCAGGAATTCTGAACCTTACATTATGTCAATGGCGCTGCTCGAAGGCTCGCCAAAATTTAAAGAAGAGATCGGAGTTCCTTATGACGCAGGTTTTATAACCGGAAACCTGTCTACTTCTGGGCATCAAGGAAGCGCAAATATGTCATTTGGAGTTGATGGGGCTAGAGGCGAAGCAAAAATTTATATTAAAGCTGAAAAAGACATGGATATCTGGAAATTACTTTGTGTCAAAACAGAATACATAAACAGTAGCACAGTCGAACTTCTCGGTGAGTGCGCAAATGGCAGCTAA